TCCATCTGCTCACAGATTGCGACTTTATATCCTTTTGCCACCAATTTGGCAAGGTAGGGTTCATAGCTGTGAAAGGGAACTCCGCACATCGGAGCACGCTCTTCCTGTCCACAGTCCCGTCCGGTTAAAGTCAGGTCCAGTTCTTTCGATGCCAAAACGGCATCATCATAGAACATCTCATAAAAGTCTCCCAGACGAAAAAACAGGATCGCATCCGGATACTGTTCTTTAATTTGGTAATACTGCTGCATCATTGGCGACAAATCGGCCATTCCCTTAGTTCCTCCGTTTCTAATAATCAAACACAAAAAGCGGACACGTTTTTATCATGTGCCCGCTTTTTTAAAAATTCGATTAGTGACAACCACCGCAGGTGGAGCAGTTGTGAGTACAATTCTCTTCATAATCGGCAGTGTCCGGATTGGCACCAGCTGCACACTGATCCAGAATTGCTTTGATTCGTTTTAGAAGAAGATCGAGCTCTTGGTTCGCGTTATTGTACGCGGTCATATGCTCATTCTGCATCACTTTTTCATAAACAGAGGTGAGCTGCTCATTAAGTTCCTGCATCTTTTTCTGATCCTGATCCGGGTCATTCATCATATTGCTCAGGTTCATGCGCGTCAGATTGAAATCTCCGATCATCTTTTGAAGTTCCTCGTCTTTATCACAGGCTGCGCTTGTTTCACGCAAAGCCTTGTAACGCGGATCTTCCTGAATGGTACGGCCAAGTTGTCTTGTAAGTTCAATGATTTCCATGATGTTCTCCTTTTTAAAATGAATTTTAATTTTTTATGGGTATATGAAAAATAAACAAGAAACGATAAATTAAATAATTTTTCCTTCTAAAATCCAGTTGCGCGCCTTCGTTACACGCACATTCTGAAAAGTTCCGCAAAGTTCCCGGCTTCCCGGAAAATCGACAATGATATTTCCACCGGTTCTCCCCGAAAGCAAGAAAGGCTTTTTTTGCTCTTCTTCTACCAAAACGCGTTCCACAGAGCCAACTTTTTTCGCACTGTGTACCGCAGCAATTTCTTCCTGCTTTTTACAAAGTTCCTGAAACCACTTGCTTTTTTCTTCTGCAGAAATCGGATCTGGGAGGGAAGCCGCCCGTGTACCGACTCTCGGCGAATAAATAAACGTGAAAAGGCTGGTAAAACCGACTTCTTCAATTAAAGAAACCGTATCCAAAAATTCCGGATACGTCTCCCCCGGGAATCCGACAATCACATCACTAGTTAAGGAAAGATCCGGCATTACTTTTTTTGCGTAATGAATCAGTTCCAGATATTGTGTCCTATTATAATGACGATTCATTTCCTTTAAAACGCGATCATTTCCTGACTGAAACGGAAGATGCAGATGATGTGCAATGTGTGTTCCGTTCGCCATTACGTCCAAAAGTTCATGGGTACAATCCTTCGGATGACTCGTCATAAAGCGAATCCGGTAATCTCCCGGTATCTCGTCCAATTTTTTTAAAAGGCCTGCAAAATTCAATCCGCAGTCCGGATTTTTTCCATAGGAATTAACATTCTGACCCAAAAGCGTAATATCTTTATAGCCGCTTTGGACCAATTCCTGAAACTCTTTTATCACCGCTTCGGGAGTCCGGCTGCGTTCTCTTCCCCGAACATACGGGACTACACAATAGGAACAGAAATTATCACAGCCATACATAATTGTCAGCCATGCTTTTACTTTTCCATCCCGCCTGACGGGAAGACCTTCCATAATCTCTCGGTCTTCGCTATCATCTCCACGAGAAAAGACACGGTGATGATCAGTCAGACAATGAAACAATAACTCCGGAAAGCGATGGATCACATGCGTTCCAAACACAAGATCCACATAAGGAAAACTTTCCCGAATCCTTTTCGCAACATGCTCTTGTTCCATCATACAACCGCACAGTGCAATGATAAGCTGAGGGTTGCGGCGCTTAATATTCTTTAAAGCTCCGACATTCCCAAAGACACGATCTTCCGCGTGTTCTCTGACAGCACAAGTATTAAAAAGAATAAGGTCAGCTTCTTTAGGATCTTTTGTAAAGCCAAAACCCATCTCTTGCAGCATACCTTCTATTTTTTCGCTATCTGCAACATTCTGCTGACAGCCATAGGTATGCACCATGGCAAGCGGCATCTCTTTGCGAGTCCGCGCTCTCATGATTTCTTTTAGCTGTTGAATCCATAAATTCTGATACTGCAAAGAAAATTGCTGTGCCATCTCCGTCAAGTTTTAAGTCTCCCCCATATGGTATTCTCTTGTTTGTCGATTATACCATAATCGGCAAAATCCTGCAAGAAAAGAAACTGTAAACAATTTCTAATTCTGCTTTTGCGGACGATATAATTTTGGAAATCGTTTCCATAGAAAAATCTGCTTTTGAAGATTTTTGGGCGTATACTTTCCTGTCTTTAAATAGCGATAATATCCCCTTTTCTTCAAGAAGGTAAGAATCGCTCCATGACTAAGCTTCTCACGCAGCAATATATCCACACAATTAATGACAGTCTGCGGAAGCTTTCTCTGACGAAACAGCGCAATTAATTCTTTTTGATTGCTATGTTCCGTCTCCAAAATTTCTAAGATTCGTTCCATAGCAGAAATTCGCTGAAAAATCATTTCTCCAAAATTTTTCTGCTTTTCTCTGCGCAATTCACACTCACGGTCACGAGTTAAAAGCACCGGAGCTTCCCGAATCGTTCCAGCCGAAAGGAAACAACGTAATAAGAATTCTTCTGAATAACCAAAGCTGCACTCATCATTTAAATAAATCTGCTGTTCCAAAAGGAACGCTTTCCTTAGAAAGATCGCCGAAATATCTATTGGAAGTTCATCTTCCAAGATTTTTCTTACGCACTCTATTCCAGAAAGATTCTCCGGATGCTTTCTTTGATGGAGCCGATTCATTTCCACTTGTGACATCGTGCCAAAAACCAAGTCGACTGTTCCCTCTCCTGCAGCCTTAACATATGTGGGCAGATAGTTTTTATAAAGTCTGCGGGCAAATAAGAAAGTAATATAAGTTCCGCCGGCCCTCATAATTCCAGTATTCAGCGCAGAAGAAACCGTTGTCTTTCCATTTTGAACGACGCTGCCGCGAAGATGAAGTTCCGATAAAAGCTGCAGTGCTTTCAGAATCGTTCGGTCCGAAGATCCCATATCTACAATAATAAATTCTGTGTTCAGATTTTCTGTCTGCTCTTTTTCTCTGCACAGAATCCCTTCGATCTCCTTT
This genomic window from Caproicibacterium sp. BJN0003 contains:
- a CDS encoding YlbF family regulator → MEIIELTRQLGRTIQEDPRYKALRETSAACDKDEELQKMIGDFNLTRMNLSNMMNDPDQDQKKMQELNEQLTSVYEKVMQNEHMTAYNNANQELDLLLKRIKAILDQCAAGANPDTADYEENCTHNCSTCGGCH
- a CDS encoding glycosyltransferase family 2 protein, whose amino-acid sequence is MIDAMTSIVFPVLNLEKEIEGILCREKEQTENLNTEFIIVDMGSSDRTILKALQLLSELHLRGSVVQNGKTTVSSALNTGIMRAGGTYITFLFARRLYKNYLPTYVKAAGEGTVDLVFGTMSQVEMNRLHQRKHPENLSGIECVRKILEDELPIDISAIFLRKAFLLEQQIYLNDECSFGYSEEFLLRCFLSAGTIREAPVLLTRDRECELRREKQKNFGEMIFQRISAMERILEILETEHSNQKELIALFRQRKLPQTVINCVDILLREKLSHGAILTFLKKRGYYRYLKTGKYTPKNLQKQIFLWKRFPKLYRPQKQN
- the miaB gene encoding tRNA (N6-isopentenyl adenosine(37)-C2)-methylthiotransferase MiaB is translated as MAQQFSLQYQNLWIQQLKEIMRARTRKEMPLAMVHTYGCQQNVADSEKIEGMLQEMGFGFTKDPKEADLILFNTCAVREHAEDRVFGNVGALKNIKRRNPQLIIALCGCMMEQEHVAKRIRESFPYVDLVFGTHVIHRFPELLFHCLTDHHRVFSRGDDSEDREIMEGLPVRRDGKVKAWLTIMYGCDNFCSYCVVPYVRGRERSRTPEAVIKEFQELVQSGYKDITLLGQNVNSYGKNPDCGLNFAGLLKKLDEIPGDYRIRFMTSHPKDCTHELLDVMANGTHIAHHLHLPFQSGNDRVLKEMNRHYNRTQYLELIHYAKKVMPDLSLTSDVIVGFPGETYPEFLDTVSLIEEVGFTSLFTFIYSPRVGTRAASLPDPISAEEKSKWFQELCKKQEEIAAVHSAKKVGSVERVLVEEEQKKPFLLSGRTGGNIIVDFPGSRELCGTFQNVRVTKARNWILEGKII